A region of Alteromonadaceae bacterium 2753L.S.0a.02 DNA encodes the following proteins:
- a CDS encoding cellulose 1,4-beta-cellobiosidase has product MLKNQVKGLLAVAAAAVFTTSAAMADVPPLTVSGNQVLSGGQAKSFAGNSFFWSNTGWGQERFYNAETVRWLKNDWNATVVRAAMGVDADGSYIPSHEDADPEGNVERVKAIVDAAIAEDMYVIIDFHTHHAEDYQAEAIEFFEEMATLYGGYNNVIYEPYNEPLQISWDNVVKPYAESVISAIRAIDPDNLIVVGTPSWSQDVDAAANNPITGYSNIAYTLHFYAGTHGQWLRDKARNAMNAGIALFVTEWGSVNADGDGAPNVSETQSWMNFLKQNNISHLNWAVSDKEEGSSIVKPGTPISGWNSSDLTAAGTLVKDIVSNWGTTIDTGSSTSSTSSSSSSSSSSSSSSSSNSSSSSSSSSSSSSSSSSSSGSSTGSCNGLNEYPNWTARDWSGGPYNHANPGDKLVYQGTIYQANWYTTTVPGSDASWTNVGSCGTSSSTSSTSSSSSSSSSSSSSSSSSSNSTSSSSSSSSSSSSSNSSSSSSSSSSSSSSSSSSSSGPVSSCTGVNEYPNWTSRDWSGGPYNHANPGDKMVYQNTLYQANWYTTTIPGGDSSWTNLGSCSGGSSTTSSTSSSSSSSSSSSSSSSSSSTGGSTSSSSSSSSSSSSSSSTTGSSGSAANLDNPFAGATWYVDPVWSAKAAGEPGGSAIANYNTAVWMDRIGAIAGPEDGDGMGLRDHLDAALDQGANLFMFVFYDLPNRDCAALASNGELRISENGYQRYVDEYTAGIMEVISDPKYSVLRIVAVVEVDSLPNLVTNLNEPDCAEADGPGGYRDGIRYALNQLSSLPNVYPYLDIAHSGWLGWSDNFSQGVALIGDVIESTDRGWGSIAGFASNSANYTPVEEPYMPDPNAQVGGQPIRSSDFYEWNSYLEELSYVQDWRQAMISRGAPSTIGMLIDTARNGWGGPGRPTAASSSSNLNTYVEESKIDRREHRGNWCNQPGGVGYRPTAAPHAGVDAFVWIKPQGESDGISDPNFPIDPNDPNKQHDPMCDPNASNSSNSAYGTGAMDNAPHAGRWFPEAFQTLLNNAYPPL; this is encoded by the coding sequence ATGCTAAAAAACCAAGTGAAAGGTCTACTTGCCGTTGCTGCCGCTGCGGTATTTACGACCTCCGCTGCCATGGCGGATGTGCCGCCGCTAACGGTAAGCGGGAACCAGGTACTAAGTGGAGGCCAGGCGAAAAGCTTTGCCGGTAACAGCTTCTTCTGGAGCAACACCGGCTGGGGGCAAGAACGTTTCTACAATGCAGAAACTGTTCGCTGGCTCAAAAATGATTGGAATGCAACAGTAGTACGTGCCGCCATGGGCGTTGACGCAGACGGAAGTTATATCCCGTCCCACGAAGATGCCGATCCGGAAGGAAACGTGGAGCGCGTTAAAGCTATTGTTGACGCGGCAATCGCCGAAGACATGTACGTTATCATCGACTTCCATACACACCATGCGGAAGACTACCAGGCAGAAGCCATTGAGTTTTTTGAAGAAATGGCAACCCTGTACGGCGGTTACAATAACGTAATTTATGAACCCTACAACGAACCTTTGCAAATCAGTTGGGACAACGTTGTTAAACCTTACGCCGAGTCAGTTATCAGCGCGATTCGCGCAATTGACCCCGACAACCTGATTGTCGTCGGCACTCCAAGCTGGTCACAAGACGTTGACGCAGCAGCCAACAACCCCATCACCGGCTATAGCAATATTGCCTACACCCTGCACTTCTACGCAGGTACTCACGGTCAGTGGTTACGCGACAAAGCTCGTAACGCCATGAACGCCGGCATCGCACTGTTTGTAACAGAGTGGGGCTCGGTGAACGCCGATGGTGATGGCGCTCCTAACGTGAGCGAAACACAATCGTGGATGAATTTCCTCAAGCAGAATAATATTTCACATCTGAACTGGGCCGTTAGCGACAAGGAAGAAGGTTCTTCTATCGTCAAGCCTGGGACACCCATCAGCGGCTGGAACTCTTCAGACCTCACTGCTGCGGGCACACTGGTGAAAGATATTGTTTCCAATTGGGGAACCACTATCGATACCGGAAGTTCAACCAGCTCGACGTCCAGCTCAAGCAGCTCAAGTTCGTCCAGCAGCTCTTCCAGCAGTTCGAACTCCTCCAGCAGCTCTAGCTCTTCGAGCTCCAGCAGTTCTTCTTCGAGCAGCAGCTCTGGTTCAAGCACTGGCAGCTGTAATGGTTTGAATGAATACCCCAACTGGACTGCGCGTGATTGGTCCGGTGGCCCCTACAACCACGCCAACCCTGGCGATAAATTGGTTTATCAGGGAACCATCTACCAAGCCAACTGGTACACCACAACTGTACCTGGTAGCGATGCTTCCTGGACCAACGTAGGCTCTTGCGGAACATCTAGTTCCACAAGTTCCACCAGCAGCTCCAGTTCCTCAAGCAGCAGCTCTAGCTCTTCATCAAGCAGCAGCTCGAATTCAACAAGCAGCTCAAGTTCAAGCAGTTCTTCCAGCAGCAGCTCAAACTCATCCAGCAGCTCTAGCTCTTCGAGCAGTTCTTCATCAAGCTCTAGCTCCAGCAGCTCTGGCCCAGTAAGCAGCTGTACAGGCGTAAACGAGTACCCCAATTGGACCTCGCGCGACTGGTCTGGTGGCCCGTACAACCACGCCAACCCAGGCGATAAAATGGTTTACCAAAACACCCTTTATCAGGCGAATTGGTACACCACTACAATTCCTGGCGGAGACTCTTCCTGGACCAATCTTGGCTCTTGTTCCGGTGGCAGCAGCACTACCAGCTCTACCTCCTCATCAAGCAGCTCCTCCAGCAGTAGCTCGTCCAGTTCCAGCAGCTCCTCTACCGGCGGCTCCACCAGCTCATCGTCTTCCAGCAGCTCTTCAAGCTCAAGCAGCTCTTCCACCACTGGAAGCAGCGGCAGCGCAGCTAACCTGGATAACCCATTTGCTGGCGCCACTTGGTACGTCGATCCCGTTTGGTCTGCCAAAGCAGCTGGTGAGCCTGGCGGTTCCGCGATTGCCAACTACAACACAGCTGTGTGGATGGACCGAATCGGTGCGATTGCCGGCCCAGAAGATGGCGACGGTATGGGCTTGCGCGATCACCTGGATGCAGCACTGGACCAGGGCGCTAACCTGTTCATGTTCGTGTTCTACGATCTGCCAAACCGCGACTGTGCGGCTCTAGCTTCCAACGGTGAACTGCGTATTTCCGAAAACGGCTACCAACGCTATGTTGACGAGTACACCGCCGGCATTATGGAAGTTATCAGCGATCCTAAATACAGTGTGCTTCGCATCGTTGCCGTTGTTGAGGTGGACTCACTGCCCAACTTGGTAACCAACCTCAACGAGCCAGACTGTGCGGAAGCCGACGGCCCTGGCGGTTACCGAGATGGTATCCGATACGCGCTCAACCAACTGAGCAGCCTGCCTAACGTGTATCCCTATCTCGATATCGCACACTCAGGTTGGTTGGGATGGAGCGATAACTTCAGCCAAGGCGTTGCCCTGATTGGCGATGTTATTGAGAGTACCGATCGCGGTTGGGGAAGTATCGCCGGTTTCGCCAGTAACTCTGCGAACTACACTCCGGTAGAAGAACCCTACATGCCAGATCCAAATGCGCAGGTCGGCGGCCAGCCCATACGATCTTCGGATTTCTACGAGTGGAATAGCTACCTGGAAGAACTGAGTTACGTGCAAGATTGGCGTCAGGCCATGATTAGCCGAGGCGCTCCTTCCACTATCGGTATGTTGATCGATACAGCCCGAAACGGCTGGGGTGGTCCGGGACGTCCAACTGCCGCTTCCAGCAGCAGTAATTTGAACACCTATGTGGAAGAATCCAAGATCGACCGTCGCGAACACCGTGGTAACTGGTGTAACCAGCCTGGTGGTGTTGGCTACCGCCCAACGGCTGCACCACATGCCGGTGTTGATGCATTCGTCTGGATCAAGCCGCAAGGTGAATCGGATGGTATCAGCGATCCGAACTTCCCGATCGATCCTAACGATCCCAACAAGCAGCATGATCCGATGTGTGATCCGAACGCGTCTAATTCGTCAAACAGCGCATACGGTACTGGCGCAATGGACAACGCACCGCATGCGGGTCGTTGGTTCCCTGAGGCCTTCCAGACTCTGCTTAACAACGCGTACCCACCTTTGTAA
- a CDS encoding WD40 repeat protein: MNIAKVLSIISQKKNRFISTMVLISCFCMAASCTVKTPPSRIYFSVKTIGPSVNIYSIDQLGVLTKHTDDDRWRDLEVDVAKNGTMVFASNRKEDAKIDLTKRSDSFDIFLLKKSASEPERLIQDDPTDVTPKLSPNADAVAFIQKLDKHEQLQLMVLSGSQPKVLLENHQIDAYAWSGDGRRMLVAHSNDEQSIVEIIEIESGKHQQLFSLPLKPPIDQPNFRPNDTDEYMKMVAYIRWSPDEKIVAYVRHPVFRGVRQLRLYDIETGKDTLISPPKLQVQDHVDWNKTSDKLLYSGLVDYHFYFDEQTQSKVYDGSMQIFEYSLATENAQLTSGNHMYKNPVYSPDEQYIAYLYSEKLGSRTYQLYTMKKDGSENHQLYDMVAPVSDLTWQLDKAE, translated from the coding sequence ATGAACATTGCAAAAGTACTCAGCATAATTTCTCAGAAAAAAAACCGTTTTATCTCAACTATGGTGCTAATCAGCTGCTTTTGTATGGCTGCATCTTGCACCGTAAAAACTCCGCCATCGCGCATTTACTTTTCTGTAAAAACGATTGGCCCTTCGGTAAATATTTATTCTATCGATCAACTTGGCGTGCTCACCAAGCACACCGATGACGATCGTTGGCGCGACTTGGAAGTGGATGTTGCCAAAAATGGCACGATGGTATTTGCGTCTAACCGAAAAGAAGACGCTAAAATAGATTTGACTAAACGCTCTGACAGCTTTGATATCTTTCTGTTGAAAAAATCAGCCAGTGAACCTGAGCGCTTGATACAAGACGATCCCACAGACGTTACACCAAAACTCAGCCCAAATGCTGATGCGGTTGCTTTCATTCAAAAACTCGACAAGCATGAGCAGCTTCAGCTTATGGTATTGTCTGGCTCGCAACCAAAAGTCTTGCTGGAAAATCATCAAATCGATGCATACGCCTGGTCTGGTGATGGTCGCCGAATGCTGGTTGCCCACAGCAATGACGAACAATCGATTGTGGAAATTATTGAGATTGAAAGTGGCAAACATCAGCAATTATTCTCGTTACCCCTGAAACCACCGATTGATCAACCCAATTTCAGGCCGAACGACACCGACGAATATATGAAAATGGTCGCCTATATCCGCTGGTCACCAGACGAAAAAATAGTTGCGTACGTTCGCCACCCCGTCTTCAGAGGCGTGCGCCAACTACGTCTGTACGATATCGAAACGGGTAAAGACACTTTAATATCGCCGCCCAAGTTACAAGTGCAAGACCACGTTGACTGGAATAAGACAAGTGACAAATTACTTTATTCGGGTTTAGTGGACTATCACTTCTATTTTGATGAACAAACACAAAGTAAAGTCTACGACGGAAGTATGCAGATTTTTGAGTATTCTCTTGCAACTGAAAATGCTCAGCTTACATCAGGGAATCATATGTATAAAAACCCGGTATATTCCCCCGATGAGCAATACATTGCCTACCTCTACTCTGAAAAACTGGGGTCGCGAACATATCAGTTGTACACCATGAAAAAAGACGGCAGCGAAAATCATCAACTGTACGACATGGTAGCGCCGGTATCCGATCTCACATGGCAACTTGATAAAGCTGAATAA